A window from Lampris incognitus isolate fLamInc1 chromosome 5, fLamInc1.hap2, whole genome shotgun sequence encodes these proteins:
- the ednraa gene encoding endothelin receptor type Aa, with amino-acid sequence MCSIMGTPVVHVLVLMACMVARGMCQINTTEAEEDSLPGFLLHSTLQSPGFHSTSSPSLELGPTNLHAEATQSSARYLETGLGSGNTTIIKRLVPPPPCISATSIKDYFKYINTVISIVVFVVGLVGNATLLRIIYQNKCMRNGPNALIASLALGDLIYIMIDIPITVYKLLVIRWPFDYNVFGLCLCKLVPFLQKASVGITVLNLCALSVDRYRAVASWSRVQGVGIPPFTAIEIVSIWLLSLILAVPEAIGFDIVSFTYRNETIRTCMLNPKSDFMMYYKGIKDWWLFGFYFCVPLICTAIFYTLMTCEMLNHRNGSLRIALSEHLKQRREVAKAVFCLVLIFALCWFPLHLSRILKKMVYYQNDVDRCDLLNFLLVLDYLSINLATVNSCINPIILYFVSKKFKNCFKSCLCCWCYSNNQVTSIGPLNGTSIQCKSPEANNLLTDRSLRKDSD; translated from the exons ATGTGTTCTATAATGGGCACCCCAGTCGTACATGTGTTGGTCCTAATGGCCTGTATGGTGGCCAGAGGAATGTGCCAGATAAACACTACCGAGGCAGAGGAGGACTCTCTCCCAGGCTTTCTTCTCCACTCCACCCTTCAGTCACCGGGCTTCCACAGCACCAGCAGCCCCAGCCTGGAACTTGGCCCCACCAACCTCCACGCGGAGGCCACACAGTCCAGTGCCAGATACTTGGAAACAGGACTTGGATCTGGAAATACCACAATCATAAAAAGGCTGGTACCACCCCCACCATGCATTAGCGCCACCTCTATCAAGGATTACTTCAAGTACATCAACACAGTGATCTCCATCGTAGTGTTTGTGGTGGGCCTGGTTGGTAATGCCACCCTGCTGAGGATTATATACCAGAACAAGTGCATGAGGAATGGGCCTAATGCCCTCATTGCCAGCCTTGCACTGGGAGACCTCATCTACATTATGATCGATATACCCATCACCGTATACAAG CTGCTGGTCATACGCTGGCCATTTGACTACAACGTCTTCGGCCTGTGTCTGTGCAAGCTGGTACCCTTCCTGCAGAAAGCGTCCGTCGGCATCACCGTCCTGAACTTGTGTGCTCTCAGCGTGGACAG gtACAGAGCGGTTGCATCATGGAGCAGAGTCCAAGGTGTAGGCATCCCTCCATTTACAGCCATAGAGATCGTCTCTATCTGGTTGCTGTCCCTTATTCTGGCCGTGCCAGAGGCCATTGGCTTTGACATCGTCAGCTTCACCTACCGCAATGAGACCATACGCACCTGCATGCTCAATCCTAAAAGTGACTTTATGATG tacTATAAGGGTATAAAGGACTGGTGGCTATTTGGATTTTACTTTTGTGTCCCGCTGATCTGCACGGCTATCTTCTACACTCTGATGACCTGTGAGATGCTGAACCACAGGAACGGCAGCCTCCGCATTGCCCTCAGTGAGCACCTCAAACAG AGAAGGGAGGTGGCCAAGGCAGTTTTCTGTCTTGTCCTAATCTTTGCCCTCTGCTGGTTCCCACTGCACTTAAGCAGGATTCTCAAGAAGATGGTCTATTATCAGAACGACGTGGATCGCTGTGACCTACTCAA TTTCCTGTTGGTCTTGGATTACCTCAGCATCAACCTTGCAACGGTCAACTCCTGCATAAACCCTATCATCCTCTATTTTGTCAGCAAGAAGTTCAAAAACTGCTTCAAG TCttgtctgtgctgctggtgcTACTCAAACAACCAAGTAACCAGCATCGGACCCTTGAATGGAACCAGTATCCAGTGTAAAAGCCCTGAGGCCAACAACCTCCTCACTGACCGCAGCCTCCGAAAAGACAGTGACTGA